One Nonomuraea angiospora DNA segment encodes these proteins:
- a CDS encoding serine/threonine-protein kinase, giving the protein MSEHLGPYELLSKLGAGGFGEVHLALDAEGRTVAVKVLHPHVTADGGALARLAREVETMRRVGGPHVAEVLDASLDGGRPYLVTRYVQGRPLSAVPVPVADLRRLAAGLADALLAMHESGVVHRDLKPANVMMAEGEPVVIDFGIASALDSLSVTASGAVVGTPGYLAPEVLEGKSAGMEADVFSFGATLAYAATGRQPYGQGPASAVAYRVVHHSPDLEGVPEWLAPLLRECLSTDPAARPTAAQLCARLGVEPVSHVRHVPPRAMSLADDLETREWRPGKGGPRRSVEESRARHREKVRRRWLIGSGLFVSLLAAAAREPLPEVALFMLAAYALAVVADAGVALFSKSLFRRSRMITDLVSVAGAVGLCFGLAAVFSTFTLALFAGTALVVGVVFLLSA; this is encoded by the coding sequence ATGAGCGAGCACCTCGGCCCGTATGAGCTTCTTTCCAAGCTCGGGGCGGGCGGGTTCGGCGAGGTGCATCTCGCCCTCGACGCCGAGGGCCGGACGGTCGCGGTCAAGGTGCTCCACCCCCACGTCACCGCCGACGGCGGGGCGCTGGCCCGGCTGGCGCGCGAGGTGGAGACCATGCGCCGGGTCGGCGGGCCGCACGTGGCCGAAGTGCTCGACGCCTCGCTCGATGGCGGCCGGCCCTACCTCGTGACCCGCTACGTCCAGGGCCGCCCGCTCAGCGCCGTGCCCGTGCCCGTGGCCGACCTGCGCCGGCTGGCCGCCGGGCTGGCCGACGCGCTGCTCGCCATGCACGAGTCCGGCGTGGTGCACCGCGATCTCAAACCGGCTAACGTGATGATGGCCGAGGGCGAGCCCGTCGTCATCGACTTCGGCATCGCCAGCGCGCTCGACTCGCTGTCGGTCACGGCCTCCGGCGCCGTGGTGGGCACGCCCGGCTACCTGGCCCCCGAGGTGCTGGAGGGCAAGAGCGCGGGCATGGAGGCCGACGTGTTCTCCTTCGGGGCGACGCTGGCGTACGCGGCGACCGGGCGGCAGCCGTACGGGCAGGGGCCCGCCTCCGCGGTGGCGTACCGGGTGGTGCACCATTCGCCCGACCTGGAGGGCGTGCCCGAGTGGCTGGCGCCGCTGTTACGCGAGTGCCTGTCCACCGACCCCGCCGCGCGGCCGACGGCCGCGCAGCTCTGCGCCAGGCTGGGGGTCGAGCCGGTCTCCCACGTACGCCACGTCCCGCCCCGGGCGATGAGCCTCGCCGACGACCTGGAAACGAGGGAGTGGCGGCCGGGCAAGGGAGGGCCGCGCAGGTCGGTGGAGGAGTCCAGGGCCAGGCACCGGGAGAAGGTGCGCAGGCGCTGGCTGATCGGCTCGGGACTGTTCGTGTCGCTGCTGGCCGCCGCCGCGCGTGAGCCGCTGCCCGAGGTGGCGTTGTTCATGCTGGCGGCGTACGCGCTGGCTGTGGTGGCCGACGCGGGCGTGGCGTTGTTCTCGAAGAGCCTGTTCCGGCGCAGCCGCATGATCACGGACCTGGTCAGCGTGGCGGGGGCCGTGGGACTGTGTTTCGGGCTGGCGGCGGTGTTCAGCACGTTCACGCTGGCGCTGTTCGCGGGTACGGCACTCGTGGTGGGGGTCGTGTTCCTGCTCTCGGCCTAG
- a CDS encoding response regulator transcription factor, which produces MGERLLVVDDEPTVKELLSATLRFAGFTVSSADNGAQALESARRDPPDLVLLDVMLPDLDGFEVIRRLRSLPRGGGRPGPVPVLFLTARDATADKINGLRLGGDDYVTKPFDLEELLARIRAILRRTGAAPGDSTLVVGDLEVDPDGHQVTRAGRPVRLSPTEFRLLLHLVLNAGRVLPKSQILEHVWRYDFAGDTSIVDTYVSYLRRKLDVGEPKLIHTVHGVGYVLRNPKR; this is translated from the coding sequence GTGGGAGAACGGCTGCTCGTGGTCGACGACGAGCCCACCGTCAAGGAGCTGCTCTCCGCGACGCTACGGTTCGCCGGCTTCACGGTGAGCTCGGCGGACAACGGCGCGCAGGCGCTGGAGTCGGCCCGGCGCGACCCGCCGGACCTGGTCCTGCTCGATGTCATGCTGCCCGATCTCGATGGGTTCGAGGTGATCCGCCGGCTGCGGAGCCTGCCCAGGGGCGGCGGGCGGCCCGGCCCCGTGCCCGTGCTGTTCCTCACGGCCCGGGACGCCACGGCCGACAAGATCAACGGGCTGCGGCTGGGCGGCGACGACTACGTGACCAAGCCGTTCGACCTGGAGGAGCTGCTGGCCCGCATCAGGGCCATTCTCCGCCGCACGGGCGCGGCCCCCGGCGATTCCACGCTGGTGGTCGGGGACCTCGAGGTCGATCCCGACGGCCACCAGGTCACCCGGGCGGGACGTCCGGTACGGCTGTCGCCCACCGAGTTCCGGCTCCTGCTCCACCTGGTGCTCAACGCCGGGCGGGTGCTGCCCAAGTCCCAGATCCTGGAGCACGTGTGGCGCTACGACTTCGCCGGCGACACGAGCATCGTGGACACGTACGTGAGCTACCTGCGGCGCAAGCTCGACGTCGGCGAGCCCAAGCTGATCCACACCGTCCACGGCGTCGGCTACGTCCTGCGCAATCCCAAGCGATGA
- a CDS encoding sensor histidine kinase: MIGRLSLAARLLAIAVALLVVGLVVISSVVLRQLETQLMARVDAQLEPMGKAASAIPPDLVAKLSRSPLPAGQFDLMGKGFVAYLAADGSVLRELGDLAGPALPRLDSAAVAARAGQPFTVNGTDGEEWRAVALPRAGTNGPRPASGGTSLGPSGTGPGSGGTSLGPGGTEPGPGGTEPGSGGTSLGPAGHTAVVAAVSLAELHTTVDRLRVACLLTGAVLLGVLALVGGVAIRAGLAPLRRVEETAAAIADGDLTRRVPEPAGLSTEVGRLARSLNKMLAQIEQGVAAKVESEARMRRFVADVSHELRTPLFGIKGFSELYRMGGTEAGPALARIESESGRLARLVEDLLLLAGLDESDGPGLDLTPMDLRTLAADARHDFTALAPSRPIAFTGPSGGPAASAPVLGDEARLRQVVSNLVGNAITHTPAGTPVRIGVGTDGGESVLVIEDEGPGLSPEEEARVFDRFYRADASRARATGGAGLGLAIVRSIVTAHGGRVEVRSAPGKGATFQVRLPTADPH, from the coding sequence ATGATCGGCCGGCTCTCGCTCGCCGCCCGGCTGCTGGCCATCGCGGTCGCGCTGCTGGTGGTCGGCCTGGTGGTGATCAGCTCGGTGGTGCTGCGTCAGCTCGAGACCCAGCTCATGGCGCGCGTGGACGCCCAGCTGGAGCCGATGGGCAAGGCGGCGTCCGCGATCCCGCCGGACCTGGTCGCCAAGCTGTCGCGCAGCCCGCTTCCGGCCGGGCAGTTCGACCTGATGGGGAAGGGGTTCGTGGCCTACCTGGCGGCGGACGGGTCCGTGCTCCGCGAGCTCGGCGACCTCGCCGGGCCCGCGCTGCCCCGGCTCGACAGCGCCGCGGTGGCGGCCCGCGCCGGGCAGCCGTTCACGGTGAACGGCACGGACGGCGAGGAGTGGCGGGCGGTGGCGCTGCCCCGCGCCGGCACGAACGGCCCGCGCCCCGCCTCTGGCGGCACGAGCCTCGGCCCCAGCGGTACTGGACCCGGCTCCGGCGGCACGAGCCTCGGCCCCGGCGGCACGGAACCTGGCCCCGGCGGCACGGAACCTGGCTCTGGCGGCACGAGCCTCGGCCCGGCCGGTCACACCGCGGTGGTGGCCGCGGTCTCGCTCGCCGAGCTGCACACCACGGTCGACCGACTCCGGGTGGCCTGCCTCCTCACCGGCGCCGTCCTGCTCGGCGTGCTCGCGCTCGTCGGCGGGGTCGCCATCAGGGCCGGGCTGGCTCCGCTGCGCCGGGTGGAGGAGACGGCGGCGGCCATCGCGGACGGCGACCTGACCAGGCGCGTGCCCGAGCCGGCCGGTCTGTCCACCGAGGTGGGCCGGCTGGCCCGCTCGCTCAACAAGATGCTGGCCCAGATCGAGCAGGGCGTCGCGGCGAAGGTGGAGTCGGAGGCCAGGATGCGCAGGTTCGTGGCGGACGTCAGCCACGAGCTGCGCACCCCGCTGTTCGGCATCAAGGGCTTCTCGGAGCTCTACCGCATGGGCGGCACCGAGGCGGGGCCCGCGCTGGCCCGCATCGAGAGCGAGTCGGGCCGCCTGGCCCGGCTGGTGGAGGATCTGCTGCTGCTCGCCGGCCTCGACGAGAGCGACGGGCCGGGGCTCGACCTCACCCCCATGGACCTCCGTACACTGGCCGCCGACGCCCGCCACGACTTCACCGCGCTCGCCCCGTCCAGGCCCATCGCCTTCACCGGCCCGTCCGGCGGCCCGGCGGCGTCCGCGCCCGTGCTGGGGGACGAGGCCCGCCTGCGGCAGGTGGTCAGCAACCTCGTCGGCAACGCGATCACCCACACACCCGCCGGCACTCCGGTGCGGATCGGCGTCGGGACGGACGGCGGGGAGTCGGTCCTGGTCATCGAGGACGAGGGACCCGGGCTGAGCCCCGAGGAGGAGGCCCGCGTCTTCGACCGCTTCTACCGCGCGGACGCCTCCCGCGCCCGGGCGACGGGGGGCGCGGGGCTCGGGCTGGCGATCGTCCGCTCCATCGTCACGGCCCACGGGGGGCGGGTGGAGGTCCGCTCCGCGCCGGGCAAGGGCGCGACCTTCCAGGTACGCCTCCCGACCGCCGACCCGCACTGA
- a CDS encoding antibiotic biosynthesis monooxygenase: MFESEVMHDLRGLPGFRGAYLLARHGAEATELTTVTLFDSLDTIKAFAGADHTRERVTPPARATLLDSDPHVLHFDVLVHTLVR, translated from the coding sequence GTGTTCGAGTCAGAGGTGATGCACGACCTGCGCGGCCTGCCCGGCTTCCGCGGCGCCTACCTCCTGGCCCGCCACGGCGCCGAGGCCACGGAGCTGACGACCGTCACGCTGTTCGACTCCCTGGACACGATCAAGGCCTTCGCGGGCGCGGACCACACCCGCGAACGCGTCACCCCGCCGGCCCGCGCGACGCTACTGGACTCGGACCCGCACGTCCTGCACTTCGACGTGCTGGTTCACACCCTTGTTCGTTGA
- a CDS encoding electron transfer flavoprotein subunit beta/FixA family protein, producing the protein MNIVVCVKQVPDTATERKLRSDDKTLDRDAVDGVVNELDEYAVEEALRLKEAHGGEVTVLTMGPGKATETIRKALAMGADKAVHLSDDALHGSDALSTSYAMAQVLKKIGFDLVILGSESTDARTGVLAAMLAERLGTPQLTLANKVDVEGSSIAIQRITDYGFDKVEATLPAVVSVVEKINEPRYPSFKGIMAAKKKPVETLAIGDASIDAAQVGLAAAWSSVVDFAAAPPRVAGTIVKDEGDGGAKAADYLASKKFI; encoded by the coding sequence ATGAACATCGTCGTCTGCGTGAAGCAGGTCCCCGACACTGCGACCGAGCGCAAGCTGCGGTCCGATGACAAGACGCTCGACCGCGACGCCGTCGACGGCGTGGTCAACGAGCTTGACGAGTACGCGGTCGAGGAGGCGCTGCGGCTCAAGGAGGCCCACGGTGGTGAGGTGACCGTGCTCACCATGGGCCCCGGCAAGGCCACCGAGACCATCCGCAAGGCGCTGGCCATGGGCGCCGACAAGGCCGTCCACCTCAGCGACGACGCGCTGCACGGCTCCGACGCGCTGTCCACCTCGTACGCGATGGCGCAGGTGCTCAAGAAGATCGGGTTCGACCTGGTCATCCTGGGCTCCGAGTCCACTGACGCGCGCACCGGCGTGCTGGCCGCGATGCTGGCCGAGCGCCTCGGCACCCCGCAGCTCACGCTGGCCAACAAGGTCGACGTCGAGGGCTCCTCGATCGCGATCCAGCGCATCACCGACTACGGCTTCGACAAGGTCGAGGCCACGCTGCCGGCCGTCGTCTCCGTGGTCGAGAAGATCAACGAGCCGCGCTACCCGTCGTTCAAGGGCATCATGGCCGCCAAGAAGAAGCCGGTCGAGACGCTGGCCATCGGCGACGCCTCCATCGACGCCGCCCAGGTGGGCCTGGCCGCCGCGTGGTCCTCGGTCGTCGACTTCGCCGCCGCCCCGCCGCGCGTGGCCGGCACGATCGTCAAGGACGAGGGCGACGGTGGCGCGAAGGCCGCCGACTACCTCGCGTCCAAGAAGTTCATCTGA
- a CDS encoding antibiotic biosynthesis monooxygenase, protein MTSDPRTVKEKEPIMIARVWRARTTGTAATSRYQQVFESEVMHDLRGLPGFRGAYLLARHGAEAMELTTVTLFDSLDTIKAFTGADHTRERVTPPARATLLDSDPHVLHFDVLVHTLVR, encoded by the coding sequence GTGACGTCCGATCCCCGTACGGTGAAGGAGAAAGAGCCGATCATGATCGCCCGAGTATGGCGCGCCAGGACCACAGGCACCGCGGCGACCAGCAGATATCAGCAGGTGTTCGAGTCAGAGGTGATGCACGACCTGCGCGGCCTGCCCGGCTTCCGCGGCGCCTACCTCCTGGCCCGCCACGGCGCCGAGGCCATGGAGTTGACTACCGTCACGCTGTTCGACTCCCTGGACACCATCAAGGCGTTCACGGGCGCGGACCACACCCGCGAACGCGTCACCCCGCCGGCCCGCGCGACGCTGCTGGACTCGGACCCGCACGTCCTGCACTTCGACGTGCTGGTTCACACCCTTGTTCGTTGA
- a CDS encoding electron transfer flavoprotein subunit alpha/FixB family protein, with product MSEILVLVEQVEGEVKKVTLELLTLARSLGTPSAVWAGPGLTAEAKARLAEYGADKIYVAASSDIVDYVVAPKAELLAQLVAATSPAAVLVAATSEGKEVAGRLAVKTDSGVITDAVGLGEGFVADQSIFGGGINVQSKVSKGTPIVAVRPNSTAPEAAPAAGAEEEVSVTLSDAAKAARIVERVKQEKGARPELTEAAIVVSGGRGVGSADNFSIIEGLADSLGAAVGASRAATDAGWYPHQFQVGQTGKTVSPQLYIAAGISGAIQHRAGMQTAKTIVAINKDPEAPIFELADYGVVGDLHQVVPQLTEEINKRK from the coding sequence ATGTCGGAGATTCTCGTTCTCGTCGAGCAGGTCGAAGGCGAGGTCAAGAAGGTCACGCTGGAGCTGCTGACCCTGGCCCGCTCGCTCGGCACCCCCTCCGCCGTCTGGGCGGGCCCCGGCCTCACCGCCGAGGCCAAGGCCAGGCTCGCCGAGTACGGCGCTGACAAGATCTACGTCGCCGCGTCGAGCGACATCGTCGACTACGTGGTCGCGCCCAAGGCCGAGCTGCTCGCCCAGCTCGTCGCCGCCACCTCCCCGGCCGCCGTGCTCGTGGCCGCCACGTCCGAGGGCAAGGAGGTCGCCGGTCGCCTGGCCGTCAAGACCGACTCCGGCGTCATCACCGACGCCGTGGGCCTGGGCGAGGGCTTCGTCGCCGACCAGTCGATCTTCGGCGGCGGCATCAACGTGCAGTCCAAGGTGAGCAAGGGCACGCCGATCGTCGCCGTACGCCCCAACTCCACCGCCCCCGAGGCCGCCCCCGCCGCGGGCGCCGAGGAGGAGGTGTCGGTCACCCTGTCCGACGCCGCCAAGGCGGCCCGCATCGTCGAGCGGGTCAAGCAGGAGAAGGGCGCCCGGCCGGAGCTGACGGAGGCCGCGATCGTGGTCTCGGGCGGGCGCGGCGTCGGCTCCGCCGACAACTTCTCGATCATCGAGGGCCTGGCCGACTCGCTCGGCGCCGCCGTCGGCGCCTCCCGCGCCGCCACGGACGCGGGCTGGTACCCGCACCAGTTCCAGGTGGGACAGACGGGCAAGACGGTCTCGCCGCAGCTGTACATCGCGGCGGGCATCTCGGGCGCCATCCAGCACCGGGCCGGCATGCAGACGGCGAAGACGATCGTCGCGATCAACAAGGACCCGGAGGCCCCGATCTTCGAGCTGGCCGACTACGGCGTGGTGGGCGACCTCCACCAGGTCGTGCCCCAGCTCACCGAGGAAATCAACAAGCGCAAGTAG
- a CDS encoding helix-turn-helix domain-containing protein, translating to MWTVTHLAAGDGFSLERVRIRAESEAWSPPEVTATYRVVLVRSGAFRARVDDQVLLADPALAYLGGAGQELSIAHRPGIEDICTAVTCSPGLMRELAGDEPPSAVALPVNGRLALAHRLLASRAGKGADSPELAEMVIGLVGDLLTAQAGTRQALTRGRAATLARRRSLVESVRTLIADDLSASLRDLARRVGWSPYHLSRAFRQETGVTLTAYRNRIRTMRALEAIEAGHDDLASLAADLGFADHAHLTRTIRGECGLTPVAVRRLLAVPPS from the coding sequence ATGTGGACGGTGACGCACCTCGCGGCCGGAGACGGGTTCTCACTGGAGCGGGTCAGGATCCGGGCCGAGAGCGAGGCGTGGTCGCCGCCCGAGGTGACGGCAACGTACCGGGTGGTGCTGGTACGAAGCGGCGCCTTCCGCGCCCGGGTGGACGATCAGGTCCTGCTGGCCGATCCCGCGCTGGCCTACCTCGGCGGGGCGGGCCAGGAGCTGAGCATCGCCCACCGTCCCGGGATCGAGGACATCTGCACGGCCGTGACCTGCTCACCTGGCCTGATGCGCGAACTGGCAGGTGACGAGCCACCGTCCGCCGTGGCGTTGCCGGTCAACGGCAGGCTCGCCCTCGCACATCGGCTGCTGGCGTCACGGGCTGGGAAGGGTGCGGATTCCCCGGAACTCGCCGAGATGGTGATCGGCCTGGTGGGCGACCTGCTCACGGCGCAGGCCGGCACGCGTCAGGCCCTGACCCGCGGCCGGGCCGCCACACTGGCGCGACGGCGGTCCTTGGTGGAGTCGGTACGCACGCTCATCGCCGACGATCTGAGCGCTTCCCTACGCGATCTGGCCCGGCGCGTCGGCTGGTCGCCCTACCACCTGAGCCGCGCCTTCCGCCAGGAGACCGGGGTGACCCTGACGGCGTACCGCAATCGCATCCGCACCATGCGCGCGCTCGAGGCCATCGAGGCGGGCCACGATGATCTGGCCTCTCTCGCCGCCGACCTGGGCTTCGCCGATCACGCCCATCTGACGCGCACGATCCGTGGGGAGTGCGGGCTCACACCAGTGGCCGTGCGCCGCCTGCTGGCGGTCCCGCCGTCCTGA